The following proteins are encoded in a genomic region of Sesamum indicum cultivar Zhongzhi No. 13 linkage group LG8, S_indicum_v1.0, whole genome shotgun sequence:
- the LOC105169469 gene encoding uncharacterized protein LOC105169469 encodes MDHDYLFANEECSSGCESGWTLYLDHSSIHSPSCNQERGRRRSGVFTEAKTLKRQEQEQEEDEDEGEDSSMVSDASSGPPHLNEEECYGGNDANGNINGCFYHYPVHAPLSRNRNKNRDNRRRKLHQHHSSLLDDTASSPFYDFSNTSFTGTRSLQPSVENVLEYSQGYSTTQFEVSRPPYQDHHYDFFQSSPSANQLQQNQWFEDKRW; translated from the exons atggATCATGATTACCTGTTTGCAAATGAAGAATGCAGCAGCGGGTGCGAGTCTGGGTGGACTCTATACTTGGACCACTCCTCCATTCATTCTCCATCATGTAATCAAGAACGAGGGAGAAGAAGAAGTGGGGTTTTCACAGAagcaaaaacattaaaaagacAAGagcaagaacaagaagaagacGAGGATGAAGGAGAAGATTCGTCCATGGTTTCTGATGCCTCATCCGGACCTCCACACTTGAATGAAGAAGAATGCTACGGTGGAAACGACGCTAATGGTAATATTAATGGCTGCTTTTACCATTACCCCGTTCACGCCCCATTGTCCCGAAACAGGAACAAAAACAGAGATAATCGACGTCGGAAGCTTCATCAACATCACTCCTCTTTGCTTGACGACACTGCTAGCTCTCCCTTTTACGATTTCTCCAAT ACTAGTTTCACCGGAACAAGAAGTCTGCAGCCCTCGGTTGAGAATGTGTTGGAATATTCACAAGGCTACTCCACGACCCAGTTTGAG GTGAGTCGACCTCCATACCAGGACCACCATTACGATTTCTTCCAGTCTTCACCGTCAGCAAATCAACTGCAGCAAAACCA GTGGTTCGAAGATAAAAGGTGGTAA
- the LOC105169468 gene encoding cyclin-D1-1-like isoform X1 has translation MSDNSDTNLLCNEELADDVVRSDADTYSEYCSTPITSDESSFIARLLESEPHHMPHPDYLRFCENRSSHFTARQDSINSILKVHSHFQFKPVTAFLSINYLDRFLSSHILPETGWPFQLLSLTCLSLAAKMEELYVPLLLDLQMLETTYVFEPKTIQRMELLVMATLKWRLRSVTPFDYLHYFISMLPSSASKPDSATTLHSIASNIILNTTRVIDFLGFPASVIAAAAVISAAGQGVNLPTTFDDRVDREMVRSCHQLMEEYLLDTCPSDGLKVMSIEPLAPPSPIGVLDAAACASCDTHSENPASVPGPGSGAGGGEAEPEPKRQRLSTPDVQEPQP, from the exons ATGTCCGATAATTCcgatactaacttgttgtgtAACGAGGAATTGGCGGACGACGTCGTCAGATCCGATGCTGACACGTACTCCGAATATTGTTCGACACCAATAACATCAGATGAATCGTCATTCATCGCCCGGCTGTTGGAATCGGAGCCCCACCACATGCCCCACCCCGATTACCTCCGCTTCTGCGAAAACCGATCTAGCCACTTCACCGCTCGCCAGGACTCCATCAACTCCATCCTCAAG GTTCATTCGCACTTTCAATTCAAACCGGTTACTGCCTTCCTCTCCATCAACTACTTGGATCGTTTCCTCTCCTCTCATATACTTCCG GAAACTGGGTGGCCGTTTCAGCTTCTATCATTGACGTGCTTGTCTCTAGCGGCGAAAATGGAAGAATTGTACGTTCCGTTGCTTTTGGACTTGCAAATGCTGGAAACAACATACGTCTTTGAGCCCAAAACAATACAGAGAATGGAGCTTTTGGTAATGGCAACTCTCAAGTGGAGACTTCGCTCTGTTACTCCCTTTGACTACCTCCATTACTTCATCTCAATGCTCCCCTCTTCCGCCTCCAAACCGGATTCGGCCACCACCCTCCACTCGATCGCCTCCAATATTATCCTTAATACCACCCGTG TGATAGATTTTTTGGGCTTCCCGGCATCGGTCATTGCAGCGGCCGCCGTGATTTCCGCCGCCGGTCAGGGTGTAAATCTGCCCACTACTTTCGATGACAGAGTAGACAGA GAAATGGTGAGAAGCTGTCATCAACTAATGGAGGAATACTTGTTGGACACGTGTCCATCAGATGGTCTTAAAGTCATGAGCATTGAGCCTCTCGCGCCGCCGAGTCCCATCGGTGTCCTTGATGCGGCTGCTTGTGCTAGCTGTGACACCCACTCCGAGAATCCAGCGTCAGTTCCAGGTCCCGGCTCAGGCGCTGGCGGAGGGGAAGCCGAGCCAGAACCCAAGAGGCAGAGATTGTCTACGCCGGATGTACAGGAACCGCAACCATAG
- the LOC105169878 gene encoding serine carboxypeptidase-like 7 — protein sequence MECSSFHTLILCLLLLININTTAHSQSIINTLPGFHGTLPFKLETGYIGVGENDEVQLFYYFIQSENDPERDPLILWLTGGPGCSGFSGLVYEIGPLAFDLEAFDGSFPSFTLNPYSWTKIANIIFIDSPVGTGFSYATTPQAYNSNDTKSAEHNYSFLRKWLLNHPEFVKNRLYVAGDSYGGKITPMVALEIVKGNDAGFEPRMLLQGYIVGNSITNFSKDQNERVPYAHKMALIPDEYFEVASSSCHGEYVNPDPQNMQCLSALQLIKECLSRIYDAHILEPKCISRSGQLILEDDPVDLLSSSKQEQPLCRNYNYVTSYVWANDETVQEALHIRKGTITEWKRCNRSLSYEHDVESVFQHHRLLNEKGFQALVYSGDHDMAIPYLSTLKWICDLNLTLDKDWRPWNVDGQVAGYTMKYKNNEAQLTFATVKGAGHTAPEYKPKQCLAMVNRWLSSYPLYIDISMSELIIPTTFECLAMINDKTFLNDCSA from the exons ATGGAGTGCTCTTCCTTCCATACGCTAATTCTGTGTTTGCTTCTCCTCATCAACATCAACACTACTGCCCATTCACAATCCATCATCAACACTCTGCCCGGATTTCATGGAACCCTGCCTTTCAAACTTGAAACCGG ATACATTGGTGTGGGAGAAAATGATGAAGTGCAGCTGTTTTACTACTTCATTCAATCAGAAAATGACCCTGAAAGAGATCCTCTCATACTATGGCTCACCGGCGGACCTGGTTGTTCTGGTTTCTCCGGCCTTGTGTATGAAATCG GTCCATTGGCTTTTGATCTTGAGGCTTTTGATGGAAGCTTTCCTTCTTTCACTCTAAATCCGTATTCATGGACAAAG ATtgctaatattatattcatagactcCCCTGTTGGAACTGGATTCTCCTATGCCACTACTCCACAAGCTTATAATTCTAACGACACTAAATCCGCTGAACACAATTACTCGTTTCTGAGGAAG TGGTTGTTGAATCACCCAGAGTTTGTCAAAAATCGCCTGTATGTTGCTGGTGACTCTTATGGTGGCAAAATTACCCCGATGGTAGCTCTGGAAATAGTAAAAG GTAATGACGCTGGATTTGAGCCACGAATGTTACTCCAA GGATACATTGTTGGCAATTCAATTACAAATTTCAGTAAGGATCAGAACGAAAGGGTTCCTTATGCTCACAAGATGGCGCTCATACCAGATGAATATTTTGAG GTAGCAAGTAGCAGCTGTCATGGAGAGTATGTGAACCCAGATCCACAAAATATGCAGTGCCTTTCTGCTCTTCAACTTATTAAAGAG TGCTTGAGCCGTATATACGATGCTCACATCCTGGAGCCAAAATGCATATCTCGGTCAGGCCAACTAATTCTAGAAGATGATCCAGTTGACCTCCTTTCCTCGTCCAAACAAGAGCAACCATTGTGCCGT AATTATAATTACGTGACATCTTATGTCTGGGCAAATGATGAAACTGTCCAAGAAGCTCTTCACATCAGAAAG GGAACAATAACTGAGTGGAAAAGATGCAATCGGAGCTTATCCTATGAACACGATGTAGAAAGTGTTTTCCAACATCATCGACTTCTCAATGAGAAAGGCTTTCAAGCCTTGGTATACAG CGGTGATCATGATATGGCTATACCTTACTTGAGCACTTTAAAATGGATATGCGATCTAAATCTCACCCTTGACAAGGATTGGAGGCCTTGGAATGTCGACGGTCAAGTTGCAGG ATATACAATGAAATACAAGAACAATGAAGCCCAACTCACCTTTGCTACAGTGAAG GGTGCAGGTCATACAGCTCCAGAATACAAGCCCAAACAATGTCTTGCAATGGTCAACAGATGGTTATCTTCATATCCactatatatagatatttcaATGTCTGAGCTTATAATTCCTACAACATTTGAATGTCTTGCAATGATCAACGATAAGACGTTTTTGAACGACTGTTCTGCTTAA
- the LOC105169468 gene encoding cyclin-D1-1-like isoform X2 has translation MSDNSDTNLLCNEELADDVVRSDADTYSEYCSTPITSDESSFIARLLESEPHHMPHPDYLRFCENRSSHFTARQDSINSILKVHSHFQFKPVTAFLSINYLDRFLSSHILPETGWPFQLLSLTCLSLAAKMEELYVPLLLDLQMLETTYVFEPKTIQRMELLVMATLKWRLRSVTPFDYLHYFISMLPSSASKPDSATTLHSIASNIILNTTRDFLGFPASVIAAAAVISAAGQGVNLPTTFDDRVDREMVRSCHQLMEEYLLDTCPSDGLKVMSIEPLAPPSPIGVLDAAACASCDTHSENPASVPGPGSGAGGGEAEPEPKRQRLSTPDVQEPQP, from the exons ATGTCCGATAATTCcgatactaacttgttgtgtAACGAGGAATTGGCGGACGACGTCGTCAGATCCGATGCTGACACGTACTCCGAATATTGTTCGACACCAATAACATCAGATGAATCGTCATTCATCGCCCGGCTGTTGGAATCGGAGCCCCACCACATGCCCCACCCCGATTACCTCCGCTTCTGCGAAAACCGATCTAGCCACTTCACCGCTCGCCAGGACTCCATCAACTCCATCCTCAAG GTTCATTCGCACTTTCAATTCAAACCGGTTACTGCCTTCCTCTCCATCAACTACTTGGATCGTTTCCTCTCCTCTCATATACTTCCG GAAACTGGGTGGCCGTTTCAGCTTCTATCATTGACGTGCTTGTCTCTAGCGGCGAAAATGGAAGAATTGTACGTTCCGTTGCTTTTGGACTTGCAAATGCTGGAAACAACATACGTCTTTGAGCCCAAAACAATACAGAGAATGGAGCTTTTGGTAATGGCAACTCTCAAGTGGAGACTTCGCTCTGTTACTCCCTTTGACTACCTCCATTACTTCATCTCAATGCTCCCCTCTTCCGCCTCCAAACCGGATTCGGCCACCACCCTCCACTCGATCGCCTCCAATATTATCCTTAATACCACCCGTG ATTTTTTGGGCTTCCCGGCATCGGTCATTGCAGCGGCCGCCGTGATTTCCGCCGCCGGTCAGGGTGTAAATCTGCCCACTACTTTCGATGACAGAGTAGACAGA GAAATGGTGAGAAGCTGTCATCAACTAATGGAGGAATACTTGTTGGACACGTGTCCATCAGATGGTCTTAAAGTCATGAGCATTGAGCCTCTCGCGCCGCCGAGTCCCATCGGTGTCCTTGATGCGGCTGCTTGTGCTAGCTGTGACACCCACTCCGAGAATCCAGCGTCAGTTCCAGGTCCCGGCTCAGGCGCTGGCGGAGGGGAAGCCGAGCCAGAACCCAAGAGGCAGAGATTGTCTACGCCGGATGTACAGGAACCGCAACCATAG